The following coding sequences lie in one Paramisgurnus dabryanus chromosome 16, PD_genome_1.1, whole genome shotgun sequence genomic window:
- the LOC135757507 gene encoding uncharacterized protein encodes MAIMMSELKNVLTWTTEDLNAVLMKGDELYTCMRLQGKINDDTGRGHVSIAELPTVHTLKQVIECIRDCYEQKGHKIADLSKICITLKYLHACNNECKCNCYLSGNLSCKLWICYTCHRKILRGKLPEESVANNMHLVEIPKELKCLNSLEQHLIALNIPFLRLLCLPRGQQRGVHGPVVCVPVNTTKMTNILPRNECNDHMIKIKLKRKLTYKGHYEYKYVHSDHVRHALKYLVEHNKLYNDVEFNEQWVNSLSEPDDTQGNANDEMDDDNVSDKSGDKVKEGEELEIQPEEDLSFIKEQNGLLSDTSLQPVDIGSEVIDQHFHDVLNVAPAEGNSPVRLLSDKTNEAKCFPVLYPTGGPTFHDARPEKITLTRYLNARILNADGRFAQNTDFIFYAQYISEVDQIVSNVSIALRKGCEKDQLSKVTPDMLTNSDNLQKILKYNEGYKFLRPVRGTPPYWMSTQKDLFALIRQLGIPTFFASFSSADLRWPEMMNTIIKQEGKQIIVEELEWAEKCAFLRRNPVTAARMFDHRWHCFLKHVIMSPAEPIGKIKDYFYRVEFQQRGSPHVHCLFWVENAPKLNDDDEANDPAVVDFIDTYITCETPPEQDTELFETVNSVQKHSTKHSKTCRKKNTVCRFNFPRPPSSRTFITRASNADESKENDEDETASAIINKVKIALNSDVNFDSVDAFFLFLGIDQTVFEKAYIKCSKKKSIVLKRNTKDVWVNQYNRDLLRAWQGNMDIQYVTDAFSVVVYIISYITKAEQEMGLLLQRAQNEAMNGNLEAKASLKQLGSLYLHSRELSAQEAVYRLTGMHLKECSRKVQFIPIGPNPVKMSLPLHLLQNKVEKDQSDDESSYWMTSVVDRYKNRPQTEPMKNLCLASFCSEYRVLSKSEVSSLKQVIKLNNNCGYVKRRTRTEPAVVRYPRFSPTKDPEKYYQSLLQLFLPYYDDCHLKPSNYETYEDFYNSGVIKIGCTLHKVKSVVDCNRELFEKESDKIEKAKQLLEQDIDLEDAWAAICPENERQRHECIEIMKNKVLPDDETREAIPDLTGNPQTVCTIETNHTIMPRDAALDLLRSLNEEQSAIFYKVRKWCLQKILGQNPDPFRLFITGGAGTGKSHLIKAIHYESSRLLSQLSENPDDVTVLLTASTGVAAFNVGASTIHNTFSIGANVRLPYQPLSDEKLNSLRVSIGNLQILIIDEVSMVDHRLLSYIHGRLRQIKQTGDYSLFGKVSIIAVGDFYQLPPVKGTALYSDAKGVNIWENNFELAQLTKVVRQKDSAFAEMLNRLRVRKKDESLTATDIATLKKCETGEKCNDLHIFATNAEVDKYNIERLHECCPDAISINAQDYIRNSKTGRMERKVGYHSKVFNSCLSKCISLGVGARVMLKKNIDVADGLVNGAFGTVVHISESQKKDEDNEDLPSAIHVEFDNPIVGKIQRHRTCQRFSQNSTLINVQEDQVTNDGGIRRQFPLRLAWACTVHKVQGLTVDKAVVSLNKIFTAGQAYVALSRVRFLDGLIIEDFKDSVIFCNEKIELALKDMPKLTLEKYSFSKSLGTFRIALLNVQSLKAHLPDVTSHTVLMNADCICFTETWLNVNDQEPQIPGFVFKSNPRAKCYDDSTALFTELKHQRGGGVGVYFSENIECNIFVPECCNLECLYFVLPCVNLTAALLYRPNSYKTDLFQQQLLHVFNEMEKQPGQKIIMGDFNEDIFTSSTILKVMGQHGYTQQVQNSTTEKGTLIDHVNEKHVNLIKNSYEVMACRVVREEQLTKSFQVKTGVRQSCLLSPFLFLLTINWIMKSVTDGKRNGIQ; translated from the exons ATGGCTATAATGATGAGTGAGCTAAAGAATGTGCTGACATGGACAACAGAAGACCTGAATGCTGTTCTAATGAAAGGAGATGAGCTGTACACATGTATGCGACTGCAGGGGAAGATCAATGATGACACAGGCCGAGGACATGTTTCTATTGCTGAATTGCCAACTGTGCacacact AAAACAGGTTATTGAATGTATAAGAGATTGTTATGAACAAAAAGGACACAAAATAGCTGATTTAAGCAAAATATGTATCACACTCAAGTATTTACATGCATGTAACAATGAATGTAAGTGTAATTGTTATTTATCTGGCAATTTGTCATGTAAATTGTGGATTTGCTATACATGCCATCGAAAAATCCTTAGAGGAAAACTACCTGAAGAGAGTGTTGCCAATAATATGCATTTGGTGGAGATTCCAaaagaattaaaatgtttaaattcatTGGAACAACATCTAATAGCACTTAATATTCCTTTCTTACGTCTTCTTTGTCTGCCTCGGGGTCAACAGAGAGGTGTTCATGGGCCTGTTGTCTGTGTTCCAGTAAATACTACAAAGATGACCAACATTCTTCCACGCAATGAATGTAATGACCATATGATAAAGATTAAACTGAAACGAAAATTAACATACAAAGGCCATtatgaatataaatatgtcCACTCAGATCATGTAAGACATGCTTTAAAGTATTTGGTAGAACACAATAAATTGTATAATGATGTGGAGTTTAATGAGCAGTGGGTCAACTCATTGAGTGAGCCAGATGATACACAAGGTAATGCTAATGATGAAATGGATGATGATAATGTATCAGATAAAAGTGGTGATAAAGTTAAAGAAGGTGAAGAATTGGAAATTCAGCCAGAAGAAGATTTAAGTTTTATTAAAGAGCAAAATGGTCTTTTGTCAGACACATCACTACAGCCTGTTGATATTGGTTCAGAAGTTATTGATCAGCATTTTCATGATGTACTAAATGTAGCACCAGCTGAAGGTAACAGTCCTGTTAGGTTGTTATCAGATAAAACAAATGAGGCAAAGTGCTTTCCTGTTCTTTATCCGACCGGTGGTCCAACATTTCATGATGCCAGACCAGAAAAAATCACATTGACAAGATACCTGAATGCACGAATACTAAATGCTGATGGACGTTTTGCACAGAACACAGACTtcattttttatgcacaatatATATCAGAAGTTGATCAAATTGTATCTAATGTCTCAATTGCATTACGCAAAGGTTGTGAGAAAGATCAGTTATCAAAGGTAACACCAGATATGTTGACAAATTCTGATAACTTACAAAAAATACTGAAGTATAATGAAGGATATAAGTTTTTGAGACCTGTCAGAGGGACACCTCCTTATTGGATGTCTACACAGAAAGATCTCTTTGCACTGATTAGACAACTTGGCATACCGACTTTCTTTGCATCTTTTAGTTCTGCGGATCTGAGATGGCCTGAAATGATGAACACCATTATTAAACAAGAGGGTAAACAAATCATTGTTGAAGAGCTTGAGTGGGctgaaaaatgtgcatttttgaGACGAAATCCTGTAACTGCAGCGAGGATGTTTGATCACAGATGGCATTGTTTTCTGAAACATGTCATTATGTCTCCAGCTGAACCTAttggtaaaataaaagattatttttatCGTGTTGAATTCCAACAACGTGGTTCTCCTCATGTTCACTGTCTGTTTTGGGTTGAAAATGCTCCAAAGcttaatgatgatgatgaagctAATGATCCTGCGGTTGTTGATTTCATTGACACATATATCACCTGTGAGACACCACCAGAGCAAGACACTGAACTCTTTGAAACAGTAAATAGTGTGCAGAAGCACAGTACtaaacattcaaaaacatgtcgCAAGAAAAATACAGTATGTCGTTTTAATTTCCCAAGACCTCCATCTAGCCGTACCTTTATTACAAGAGCATCTAATGCAGATGAGTCCAAAGAGAATGATGAAGATGAAACAGCAAGTGCAattataaataaagttaaaattgCATTAAACTCTGATGTGAATTTTGATTCAgttgatgcattttttttatttctgggaATTGATCAGACTGTGTTTGAGAAAGCGTACATCAaatgttctaaaaaaaaaagcaTTGTCCTGAAAAGAAACACAAAAGATGTTTGGGTAAACCAGTATAACAGAGATTTATTGCGTGCTTGGCAAGGGAATATGGATATTCAGTATGTCACAGATGCTTTTTCTGTTGTGGTTTATATAATAAGTTACATCACAAAAGCTGAGCAAGAAATGGGACTGTTACTTCAACGTGCACAAAATGAAGCTATGAATGGTAACCTTGAAGCTAAAGCATCATTAAAACAATTGGGAAGTTTGTATTTGCACAGTAGGGAGCTTTCCGCGCAAGAAGCCGTGTATAGACTGACAGGTATGCATTTAAAAGAATGTTCACGTAAAGTACAATTCATTCCAATAGGACCAAATCCTGTTAAGATGAGTTTGCCTTTGCATCTACTACAAAATAAAGTGGAGAAAGACCAGTCTGATGATGAAAGCAGTTATTGGATGACAAGTGTTGTTGACAGGTACAAGAACAGACCTCAAACAGAACCAATGAAAAATCTTTGTCTTGCCAGTTTTTGTTCAGAGTACAGAGTTTTGTCAAAATCTGAAGTTTCTTCACTAAAGCAAGTTATTAAACTCAATAATAATTGTGGTTATGTGAAACGAAGGACACGAACTGAACCTGCAGTTGTGAGATATCCAAGATTTTCACCCACAAAAGATCCAGAAAAATATTATCAGTCATTACTTCAGCTTTTTCTACCATATTATGATGACTGTCATCTTAAGCCTAGCAACTATGAGACATACGAGGACTTTTACAACAGTGGTGTCATAAAAATTGGCTGTACACTGCATAAAGTAAAATCAGTTGTTGACTGCAACAGAGAATTGTTTGAAAAAGAAAGTGACAAAATAGAAAAAGCTAAACAGCTTTTGGAGCAGGATATAGATTTAGAGGATGCTTGGGCTGCAATATGTCCTGAAAATGAAAGACAGCGTCATGAATGTAttgaaataatgaaaaataaagtattaccTGATGATGAAACTCGAGAAGCGATTCCAGATCTTACAGGAAACCCTCAAACTGTTTGTACTATTGAAACCAACCACACTATTATGCCCAGAGATGCTGCATTGGATTTACTACGCTCATTAAATGAGGAGCAATCTGCTATATTCTATAAAGTCCGGAAGTGGTGTCTACAGAAAATACTTGGACAGAACCCTGACCCTTTCAGATTATTTATTACTGGTGGAGCAGGAACAGGAAAAAGTCATTTAATCAAGGCTATACACTATGAATCATCCAGACTATTATCTCAGTTGTCTGAAAATcctgatgatgttactgtgctTTTAACAGCTTCAACAGGAGTAGCAGCTTTTAATGTTGGTGCTTCAACtattcataatacattttcaattgGTGCAAATGTCAGATTGCCATATCAGCCACTCAGTGATGAAAAATTAAACTCTTTACGTGTGAGCATTGGTAATTTGCAAATTTTGATTATTGATGAAGTGTCTATGGTTGACCATCGTCTGTTGTCATACATTCACGGAAGGCTgcgacaaataaaacaaactggTGATTACTCTCTATTTGGAAAAGTCAGCATTATTGCTGTGGGTGATTTCTATCAGTTACCGCCTGTAAAGGGTACTGCTCTTTATTCTGATGCAAAAGGAGTAAACATATGGGAAAACAACTTTGAACTTGCTCAGTTAACCAAAGTTGTAAGACAAAAAGATTCAGCTTTTGCTGAGATGTTAAATCGTCTGAGAGTACGTAAAAAAGATGAATCTCTTACAGCTACTGACAttgctacactgaaaaaatgtgAAACAGGGGAGAAATGTAATGATCTTCACATATTTGCTACAAATGCCGAGGTTGATAAATACAACATTGAAAGACTACATGAATGTTGCCCAGATGCAATTAGTATAAATGCTCAGGATTATATCAGAAATTCAAAAACTGGAAGAATGGAACGTAAAGTTGGATACCACTCTAAAGTTTTCAACTCATGtttgtcaaaatgtatttcCTTAGGTGTTGGAGCAAGGGTtatgttaaagaaaaatattgatGTTGCTGATGGTCTTGTTAATGGAGCTTTTGGTACAGTTGTCCATATAAGTGAAAGTCAGAAAAAAGATGAAGATAATGAGGATTTACCATCAGCTATTCATGTGGAGTTCGATAATCCAATTGTTGGAAAAATTCAGAGACACAGAACATGTCAGAGATTTTCTCAGAATTCTACCCTAATTAATGTACAAGAAGATCAAGTAACAAATGATGGTGGAATAAGAAGGCAGTTTCCACTCAGATTGGCGTGGGCATGTACAGTTCACAAAGTGCAAGGACTTACAGTAGATAAAGCTGTTGTAtcacttaataaaatctttacAGCAGGACAGGCATATGTTGCATTGAGCCGTGTGAGATTTCTTGATGGACTGATTATTGAGGACTTTAAAGATTCTGTCATATTTTGTAATGAGAAAATTGAGTTGGCATTAAAAGATATGCCAAAATTAACTTTGGAAAAGTACAGTTTCAGTAAATCACTTGGTACATTTAGAATAGCACTGCTTAATGTACAAAGTCTGAAAGCTCACTTACCGGATGTTACATCACATACAGTTTTGATGAATGCTGACTGTATTTGTTTCACAGAAACATGGCTAAATGTTAATGACCAAGAACCACAGATACCAGGATTTGTGTTCAAAAGCAACCCAAGAGCTAAATGTTATGATGACAGCACTGCACTTTTTACTGAATTAAAACATCAGAGAGGAGGTGGAGTTggagtttatttttctgaaaacATTGAGTGTAATATCTTTGTACCTGAGTGTTGCAACTTAGAATGTTTGTACTTTGTGCTTCCATGTGTCAATTTGACTGCTGCACTTTTGTATAGGCCTAATTCATATAAAACTGATTTGTTTCAACAGCAACTATTACATGTTTTTAATGAGATGGAGAAGCAACCAGGACAAAAGATAATCATGGGAGACTTTAATGAGGACATCTTTACTTCTTCCACAATTTTGAAAGTAATGGGACAACATGGATACACTCAACAGGTACAAAATTCAACAACAGAAAAAGGAACACTAATTGATCATGT aaatgaaaagcatgtCAATTTGATCAAGAACTCTTATGAGGTCATGGCATGCAGGGTGGTTCGTGAAGAACAGCTAACAAAGAGCTTCCAGGTAAAGACAGGAGTGAGGCAGAGCTGTCTACTGTCACCGTTTCTGTTCCTCTTGACCATAAATTGGATAATGAAGTCTGTCACTGACGGAAAGAGGAACGGTATTCAATGA